From the Nitrospirota bacterium genome, one window contains:
- a CDS encoding response regulator, with translation MKSSQILVVDDEEFFLKLMFQTLRKEGGLVRTAQSGEEAAHWLRREVFDLAIVDIRMERTDGFEILEEVKRLYPQMKVIMVTGFPSPDTQALCIQKGADGYLVKPIEINELKKAIQSVLN, from the coding sequence ATGAAGAGCTCTCAAATCCTTGTTGTAGATGATGAAGAATTCTTTTTAAAGTTGATGTTCCAAACTTTACGTAAAGAGGGGGGGTTGGTTCGAACCGCTCAAAGCGGAGAAGAAGCAGCCCATTGGCTTCGGCGAGAGGTTTTTGATTTAGCCATTGTTGATATCCGGATGGAGCGGACGGATGGTTTTGAAATTTTGGAAGAGGTCAAGCGTTTATATCCTCAAATGAAGGTGATTATGGTAACAGGGTTCCCTTCTCCCGACACTCAAGCCCTCTGCATACAGAAAGGGGCGGACGGGTATCTGGTGAAACCGATCGAAATTAATGAACTTAAAAAAGCAATTCAATCCGTTTTGAATTGA